In one window of Deinococcus cellulosilyticus NBRC 106333 = KACC 11606 DNA:
- a CDS encoding BMP family lipoprotein, which produces MKKTALIAVLGLSAVLSAASAQQVRVGIAFDAGGKFDHSFNESAWNGAKRAEKDFKILLKDFEPSDPSQVVSGIRSFAQNGFDLTLAIGFANNASVTTVAKENSDLAFGLIDDVSEAKNVQSVTFKEHEGSYLVGYIAGLTSSTGVVGFIGGMDIPLIHKFEAGFTAGVKAANPKAKVVAQYVGTTPQAWNDPAKAKEIAGTMKARGTDIIYAAAGASGNGLIDFVKTTQCIKKSQLPKGVTFKSDLFKNVPKADSYKAKCTGDSRPMFFIGVDSDQTRFGDTDSNSKTLNHGLTSMMKRVDNAVYSIIKGVVNNTFKGGAVSLGLKEGGVGYAVSDYNRALLPQSIIAKVEAAKKNIVSGKVKVPEK; this is translated from the coding sequence ATGAAGAAAACTGCGTTAATCGCTGTGCTGGGCCTGAGTGCCGTACTGAGCGCAGCCAGTGCTCAACAGGTCAGAGTCGGGATTGCATTCGATGCAGGCGGAAAGTTCGACCACTCTTTTAACGAGTCTGCCTGGAACGGTGCCAAGCGCGCCGAGAAAGACTTCAAAATCCTGCTCAAGGATTTCGAACCCTCCGATCCCAGCCAGGTGGTCAGCGGCATCCGTTCTTTCGCCCAGAACGGCTTTGACCTGACCCTCGCCATCGGCTTTGCCAACAATGCTTCTGTCACCACCGTCGCCAAGGAGAACAGTGACCTGGCTTTCGGTCTCATTGATGACGTTTCCGAAGCCAAAAACGTCCAGAGCGTCACCTTCAAGGAGCACGAAGGTTCTTACCTCGTGGGCTACATTGCAGGTCTGACCTCTTCCACGGGCGTGGTGGGCTTCATCGGCGGGATGGACATCCCCCTGATCCACAAGTTCGAAGCTGGCTTCACCGCCGGTGTGAAAGCTGCCAACCCCAAAGCCAAAGTGGTTGCACAATATGTCGGCACCACCCCTCAGGCCTGGAATGATCCTGCCAAAGCCAAGGAAATTGCTGGCACCATGAAGGCCCGTGGCACCGACATCATCTACGCCGCCGCTGGTGCTTCCGGCAACGGTCTGATCGACTTCGTGAAGACCACCCAGTGCATCAAGAAGAGCCAGCTGCCCAAAGGCGTGACCTTCAAGAGCGACCTCTTCAAGAACGTGCCCAAGGCCGACAGCTACAAAGCCAAGTGCACTGGCGACAGCCGCCCCATGTTCTTCATTGGTGTGGACTCCGACCAGACCCGCTTCGGTGACACCGACAGCAACTCCAAGACCCTCAACCACGGTCTGACCAGCATGATGAAGCGTGTGGACAACGCCGTGTACTCCATCATCAAGGGCGTGGTGAACAACACCTTCAAAGGTGGCGCTGTGAGCCTCGGTCTGAAAGAAGGCGGCGTGGGTTACGCGGTCAGCGACTACAACCGCGCACTGCTGCCCCAGAGCATCATCGCCAAGGTGGAAGCTGCCAAGAAAAACATCGTCTCCGGAAAAGTCAAGGTTCCTGAGAAATAA
- the bioA gene encoding adenosylmethionine--8-amino-7-oxononanoate transaminase yields MASEFIWPPFTQTRTAPESIRIMRGEGAVLYPEEGPPLLDLISSWWVNLHGHAHPHIAQAIAEQARTLEHVIFAGFSHAPAEKLAERLCSLTGLDRMFFSDNGSTSVEVALKMALQFFQNAGVPRKRLLALEGGYHGDTFGAMAVGHSSGFYGPFQHLLFEVDVMPFPHDPDHTLQWLQTYLQEHGDHLAAVILEPLVQGASGMRMYPPTFLEVVCDQVHQAGCLVILDEVMTGFYRTGTLFAFQHTEILPDFLCLSKGITGGFMPMGATLTIEQVFRQFEGESFQMAFAHGHSYTANPLSCAAALASLDLLTSAETLVNIRRIEQQHHGFLQTLQQRPGMMNPRVQGTILAFEWQGSGAYGSQSSLNLRQAFLEEGLLLRPLGNTIYLLPPYCITPEQLERAYQSILETLTT; encoded by the coding sequence ATGGCTTCTGAATTCATCTGGCCCCCCTTCACCCAGACCCGCACGGCACCGGAGTCCATCAGGATCATGCGCGGAGAAGGGGCTGTGCTGTATCCCGAGGAGGGACCACCCCTCCTGGACCTGATTTCGTCCTGGTGGGTGAATTTGCATGGTCATGCTCACCCTCACATTGCACAGGCCATTGCAGAGCAGGCACGCACCCTGGAACATGTGATTTTTGCCGGGTTCTCCCATGCTCCTGCCGAAAAGCTGGCAGAAAGGCTCTGCAGCCTCACTGGCCTGGACCGCATGTTTTTTTCCGACAACGGGTCCACCAGTGTGGAAGTCGCCCTCAAGATGGCCCTGCAGTTCTTCCAGAACGCAGGTGTTCCCAGAAAGAGGCTGCTGGCCCTGGAAGGCGGATACCACGGAGACACCTTCGGGGCGATGGCGGTCGGGCACAGCTCTGGATTTTACGGGCCTTTCCAGCACCTGCTTTTTGAGGTGGATGTGATGCCTTTCCCACATGACCCCGATCACACCCTGCAATGGCTCCAGACGTATCTGCAAGAGCACGGAGACCACCTGGCAGCAGTGATTCTGGAACCCCTGGTGCAAGGAGCTTCAGGGATGCGCATGTACCCTCCCACCTTTCTGGAGGTGGTCTGTGATCAGGTCCATCAGGCCGGATGTCTGGTGATCCTGGATGAGGTGATGACCGGGTTCTACCGCACTGGAACGCTCTTTGCTTTTCAGCACACAGAAATTCTTCCCGATTTCCTGTGCCTCTCCAAAGGCATCACCGGAGGTTTCATGCCCATGGGTGCGACCCTCACCATCGAGCAGGTGTTCAGGCAATTTGAAGGGGAAAGCTTCCAGATGGCTTTTGCACACGGGCACTCCTACACTGCCAACCCACTGTCCTGTGCAGCGGCCCTGGCCTCCCTGGACCTGCTGACCTCTGCAGAAACCCTGGTGAACATCAGGCGCATCGAGCAGCAGCACCATGGTTTTTTGCAGACTTTGCAGCAACGCCCTGGCATGATGAACCCCAGAGTGCAGGGCACCATTCTGGCTTTCGAATGGCAGGGGTCAGGTGCTTATGGCTCCCAGAGCAGCCTGAACCTGAGGCAAGCTTTTCTGGAGGAAGGTCTGCTGTTGCGCCCTCTGGGAAACACCATCTACTTGCTGCCCCCTTACTGCATCACCCCAGAGCAGCTGGAGAGGGCATACCAGAGCATCCTTGAAACCCTGACCACATGA
- the bioD gene encoding dethiobiotin synthase: MKGYFVTGTDTGIGKTVVSAALCLKLQASYFKPIQTGPDSDTGTVQALSGAFAFPPVHHFPDPLSPHAAARNAGASIDPSGIQVPSRRPLVVEGAGGVMVPLNDRHLMLDLIQQIGLPVVVVASTRLGTINHTLLTLQALRMVGCQVHGVVHVGEPDPISLEAIEHHGKKKVLFQMPWLPEVTPQALQKIAGEMHGF, from the coding sequence ATGAAAGGTTATTTTGTCACGGGAACAGACACAGGAATTGGAAAAACGGTGGTCAGTGCCGCACTGTGCCTGAAATTGCAGGCCAGTTATTTCAAGCCCATCCAGACCGGACCAGATTCGGACACAGGCACTGTGCAGGCCCTCAGTGGAGCCTTTGCTTTTCCCCCTGTCCATCACTTCCCTGATCCACTGTCTCCACATGCTGCAGCACGCAATGCAGGAGCTTCGATTGACCCCAGCGGCATTCAGGTGCCCTCTCGGAGACCTCTGGTGGTGGAGGGAGCAGGAGGGGTCATGGTCCCCCTGAACGACAGGCACCTGATGCTCGACCTGATCCAGCAGATCGGGCTTCCGGTGGTGGTGGTGGCTTCCACCCGACTGGGCACCATCAACCACACTTTGCTGACCCTGCAGGCCCTCAGAATGGTTGGATGTCAGGTGCATGGGGTGGTGCATGTGGGAGAGCCAGACCCCATCAGTCTGGAAGCGATAGAACACCATGGAAAGAAAAAGGTGCTGTTCCAGATGCCCTGGCTGCCAGAGGTGACCCCGCAGGCCCTGCAAAAAATTGCAGGAGAGATGCATGGCTTCTGA
- a CDS encoding HD-GYP domain-containing protein, with the protein MKIMLIDEPLLKSVLTLATLIEARDSYTGGHTWRVSQYAVKLAQALNLSHDEVFLIALGGMIHDLGKIAIPDAILNKPDKLTDEEFMKMRQHPVVGVSSMSDHPLADLVRPMIEEHHERHDGTGYPHGKRGEDTHLYARIVAIADAFDAMTSSRPYRKGMGMEKALSILDAGTGTQFDPELTPIFTGLGHKGTLDHILGHSAEGRLMVDCPACGPTLALSRNDRDGDVVCCPNCTGKYRIHRRGDHYEAEFTGILDPGMTPKPDLEQVQDFLKDVPKAVWIPG; encoded by the coding sequence ATGAAAATCATGCTGATCGATGAGCCACTGCTGAAGTCCGTGCTGACCCTGGCCACCCTGATTGAAGCGCGGGATTCCTACACTGGAGGTCACACCTGGAGGGTGAGCCAGTACGCGGTGAAACTGGCCCAGGCCCTCAACCTGAGCCATGACGAGGTGTTCCTGATTGCCCTCGGTGGGATGATTCACGATCTGGGCAAGATTGCCATTCCCGATGCCATCCTCAACAAACCCGACAAACTCACGGACGAGGAATTCATGAAGATGCGTCAGCATCCGGTGGTGGGGGTCAGTTCCATGTCCGACCACCCGCTGGCAGACCTTGTGCGCCCCATGATTGAAGAGCACCACGAGCGTCATGATGGCACGGGCTACCCTCACGGCAAAAGGGGAGAGGACACCCACCTTTACGCCAGAATTGTGGCCATTGCGGACGCTTTTGATGCCATGACCAGTTCCCGGCCTTACCGCAAAGGGATGGGCATGGAAAAAGCCCTCTCCATTCTGGATGCAGGAACGGGAACCCAGTTCGATCCTGAGCTCACCCCCATCTTCACGGGACTGGGGCACAAAGGCACCCTGGACCACATCCTGGGTCACAGTGCAGAGGGCCGCCTGATGGTGGACTGCCCTGCCTGTGGTCCGACCCTGGCCCTGTCCAGAAACGACAGGGATGGGGACGTGGTCTGCTGCCCCAATTGCACCGGGAAGTACCGCATTCACCGCAGGGGAGACCATTATGAGGCTGAATTCACAGGCATCCTTGATCCTGGAATGACACCCAAACCAGACCTGGAGCAGGTGCAGGACTTCCTGAAAGACGTTCCGAAAGCCGTGTGGATTCCAGGGTGA
- a CDS encoding LysR family transcriptional regulator, whose protein sequence is MKLSQLRALLAVADTGSFSEAAMQLGLSQSSVSESITALEKHLNVSLLLRGRAGARLTSAGEQVVVHARTALRAISSIEEEVVLLQGKIEGTLNISTFRSIASHVVPRIMQRVRQDHPGLHIQLIESQICDVPHLLQPLDDGRADLAFVPQARTENHLSWKLLDDPYDALVPAGSIQREVVTLQDLTRQPLMVWKEGDCAERIAGYLKKHQLNPPEIIRVQDDFTMYNLVAQNLGMCLAPRLTLDYVPHGAEILPLQEPLNREICLAVRPGGLRIPAVRYFIQQLKKLLPASGLPDLDVQQTPVNPS, encoded by the coding sequence ATGAAACTGTCCCAGCTCAGGGCCCTGCTTGCCGTGGCAGACACCGGCAGTTTTTCAGAAGCTGCCATGCAACTGGGGCTATCACAATCTTCAGTGAGTGAGTCCATCACTGCTCTGGAAAAACACCTGAATGTCAGCCTGCTCTTACGTGGCAGGGCTGGAGCCCGCCTGACCTCTGCCGGAGAACAGGTGGTGGTGCATGCCCGCACGGCCCTGCGGGCCATCAGCAGCATCGAAGAGGAAGTGGTCCTGCTGCAGGGCAAAATCGAAGGCACCCTGAACATCTCCACGTTCCGCAGCATCGCCAGTCACGTTGTGCCCAGAATCATGCAGCGGGTGCGACAGGACCACCCTGGCCTTCACATCCAGCTGATCGAGAGCCAGATCTGTGATGTTCCCCACCTGCTGCAACCCCTTGATGATGGACGGGCCGATCTGGCTTTCGTTCCCCAGGCCAGGACCGAAAACCACCTGAGCTGGAAGTTGCTGGATGACCCCTATGATGCGCTGGTTCCTGCAGGCAGCATCCAGAGGGAGGTGGTCACCCTGCAGGACCTGACCCGGCAACCCCTGATGGTCTGGAAAGAAGGCGACTGTGCCGAGCGCATTGCTGGATACCTGAAAAAGCACCAGCTGAATCCGCCCGAAATCATCCGGGTGCAAGATGACTTCACCATGTACAATCTGGTGGCCCAGAACCTGGGGATGTGTCTGGCTCCCAGACTGACCCTGGATTATGTTCCTCATGGTGCCGAGATCCTGCCCCTGCAAGAACCCCTCAACCGTGAGATCTGTCTGGCTGTGCGCCCTGGGGGGTTGCGCATTCCTGCAGTGCGGTATTTCATCCAGCAGCTCAAAAAGCTGCTTCCAGCCAGTGGCCTTCCTGACCTGGACGTGCAGCAGACCCCTGTGAATCCCTCCTGA
- a CDS encoding methyltransferase domain-containing protein: MNAIEAFSRHAHTYEDHATVQKRVAHRLLECLPSSAQIREILELGCGTGHFSDLVLQKHPTAHMTLLDPSEAMLEQVRRRPWSSQVNLIQTCAEQYRPEGPQDLIVSSSAAQWFSHPIKDLKRYQQFLRPGGTLAFSVYVEGTLQEWNECVRESCKRHGLAAPAHQGLLSIARWQNWSDLRCFTETHTLLYPDAFQALKAIQRTGAAGSDVQLPAHVMREAIRIYGSRYPEGVPVTYQVFYGKVQK, translated from the coding sequence ATGAATGCCATCGAGGCTTTCTCTCGCCATGCCCACACCTATGAAGACCACGCCACGGTTCAAAAGCGGGTGGCGCACAGGCTCCTGGAATGCCTGCCGTCTTCAGCCCAGATCAGGGAGATTCTGGAACTGGGTTGCGGAACAGGACATTTCAGTGACCTTGTACTCCAGAAGCATCCCACAGCCCACATGACCCTGCTTGATCCTAGTGAAGCCATGCTGGAACAGGTGAGGCGCAGGCCATGGAGTTCACAGGTCAACCTGATTCAGACCTGTGCAGAGCAGTACCGTCCAGAAGGTCCTCAGGACCTGATTGTGAGCAGCTCTGCTGCGCAGTGGTTTTCCCATCCGATCAAGGACCTCAAACGTTACCAGCAGTTTCTCAGGCCAGGAGGAACACTGGCGTTTTCCGTTTATGTTGAGGGCACACTGCAAGAATGGAACGAATGCGTCAGGGAAAGCTGCAAGAGGCATGGTCTGGCGGCTCCAGCACATCAGGGACTTCTCAGCATTGCTCGGTGGCAGAACTGGTCAGATCTGAGGTGCTTCACAGAAACCCATACCCTGTTGTACCCAGATGCATTTCAAGCACTGAAGGCCATTCAACGCACAGGAGCGGCAGGCTCAGATGTTCAGCTGCCAGCCCACGTCATGCGCGAAGCCATCCGCATTTACGGCTCCCGTTACCCTGAAGGGGTTCCAGTCACCTATCAGGTGTTTTATGGAAAGGTTCAAAAATGA
- a CDS encoding ABC transporter ATP-binding protein, with amino-acid sequence MTQAKPTAIELRGITKRFPLVLANDNINLKVKWGSIHALVGENGAGKSTLMKILYGMQPPTSGEIWVNGQQVHFHDPKDAIAQGIGMVHQHFMLVEPLTVTENVILGMEPTQGTSINYGAARKRVKELIDQFKFDLNPDAKIEDLPVGLQQKVEILKTLYRGAKILILDEPTAVLTPNETRELFSFLKNNYIAQGNSVIFISHKLHEVLELCDEISVIRDGKMIGSIDASDATEIKIARMMVGRDVVLSVEKAPPQPKEIALELQNVVVQGGHKKPIVNNVSFSVRAGEIVGIAGIEGNGQSQLVEAITGLMHINGGRILYQGKDLPRANAARVSLAGVSHIPEDRNERGLVVDMTTAENMILGQHTRAPFAGFLGLLDLEKIEQVARERSDKFDVRPRSTSLLASQYSGGNAQKIIVAREMAKSPKILIASQPTRGVDIGAIEFIHKQIVAARDQGLAVLLVSADLTEVMNLSDRILVMFEGEIVGEVDAEKATQEQLGLMMAGVRNAPPIPDQGLQGSAAVPSGSPNSSAPEVDRDSGGAVAGSSLNKPVQNPDQD; translated from the coding sequence ATGACGCAGGCCAAACCAACTGCCATCGAGCTCAGGGGCATCACCAAACGCTTTCCCCTGGTGCTGGCCAATGACAACATCAACCTCAAGGTGAAGTGGGGCAGCATTCATGCGCTGGTGGGTGAAAACGGCGCGGGGAAAAGCACCCTCATGAAGATCCTTTACGGGATGCAGCCCCCCACCAGTGGCGAAATCTGGGTGAATGGCCAGCAGGTGCATTTCCATGACCCCAAGGACGCCATTGCGCAGGGCATCGGGATGGTGCACCAGCACTTCATGCTGGTGGAACCCCTCACCGTGACCGAGAATGTGATTCTGGGGATGGAACCCACCCAGGGCACCAGCATCAACTACGGAGCTGCACGCAAGCGGGTCAAGGAGCTGATTGACCAGTTCAAATTTGATCTGAATCCAGATGCAAAGATTGAAGACCTCCCTGTCGGCCTGCAACAGAAGGTGGAGATCTTAAAAACCCTGTACCGTGGGGCCAAAATCCTGATTCTGGACGAACCCACTGCAGTTCTGACCCCCAATGAGACACGTGAACTGTTCTCCTTCCTGAAGAACAATTACATTGCGCAAGGAAACAGCGTGATTTTCATTTCCCACAAATTGCACGAGGTTCTGGAACTCTGCGATGAGATCAGCGTGATCCGTGACGGCAAGATGATCGGGTCCATCGATGCGAGTGACGCCACCGAAATCAAAATCGCCCGCATGATGGTGGGCCGTGACGTGGTGCTCAGTGTGGAGAAAGCCCCACCACAGCCCAAAGAGATCGCTCTGGAACTGCAAAATGTTGTTGTGCAGGGAGGCCATAAAAAGCCCATCGTGAACAACGTGAGCTTCTCGGTGCGGGCCGGTGAGATTGTGGGCATTGCCGGGATCGAGGGGAACGGCCAGAGCCAGCTTGTGGAGGCCATCACGGGCCTGATGCACATCAATGGTGGGCGCATCCTGTACCAGGGCAAGGACCTTCCCCGGGCCAATGCCGCCAGGGTCAGCCTTGCCGGGGTCTCACACATTCCAGAGGACCGCAACGAGCGGGGTCTGGTGGTGGACATGACCACCGCCGAGAACATGATTCTGGGGCAGCACACCCGTGCACCCTTCGCCGGGTTCCTGGGTCTGCTGGACCTCGAAAAGATCGAGCAGGTGGCCCGTGAGCGCAGTGACAAGTTCGATGTGCGTCCCAGAAGCACCAGCCTGCTGGCGAGCCAGTACTCCGGGGGGAATGCCCAGAAGATCATTGTGGCCCGTGAGATGGCCAAGAGCCCGAAAATCCTGATTGCCAGTCAGCCGACCCGTGGGGTGGACATTGGGGCCATTGAGTTCATCCACAAGCAGATTGTGGCGGCCAGGGACCAGGGCCTGGCGGTGCTGCTGGTCAGTGCAGACCTCACCGAGGTCATGAACCTCTCAGACCGCATTCTGGTGATGTTTGAAGGGGAAATCGTGGGCGAGGTGGACGCCGAGAAAGCCACCCAGGAGCAGCTCGGCCTGATGATGGCCGGGGTCAGGAACGCCCCTCCCATTCCAGATCAGGGCTTGCAGGGAAGTGCTGCGGTGCCTTCGGGCAGCCCCAACTCCAGTGCTCCTGAAGTGGACCGGGACAGTGGTGGTGCAGTTGCGGGGTCAAGCCTGAACAAACCCGTCCAGAATCCTGATCAGGACTGA
- a CDS encoding alpha/beta fold hydrolase: MMSILWLHGWSFTPEVWKPLQDLLPEFTHHPISYQGCKTAQEMQQKVSDTIRDLAPDLVVAWSLGATLALGCPWIPRLVVVAGTLRFTDVWPERVLNQMIRQLHQDPERVLNAFRQHIGAPAPTRQELDAWPTDTLIAGLEVLRDTEQTLEPLPELLWIHGEKDPLVKPPAHLSRTDIPEAGHLPMLTHPEMLASLIMRFR; the protein is encoded by the coding sequence ATGATGTCCATCCTCTGGTTGCATGGCTGGTCTTTCACCCCAGAAGTGTGGAAACCCCTTCAGGACCTCCTGCCCGAATTTACACATCACCCCATTTCCTATCAGGGGTGCAAAACAGCACAGGAAATGCAGCAGAAGGTTTCAGACACCATCAGGGACCTTGCGCCGGATCTGGTTGTCGCATGGTCCCTTGGGGCCACCCTTGCTCTGGGCTGTCCCTGGATTCCCAGACTGGTGGTGGTTGCAGGCACACTGCGTTTTACCGATGTCTGGCCAGAACGGGTGCTGAACCAGATGATCCGGCAGCTCCATCAAGATCCTGAGCGTGTTCTCAATGCCTTCAGACAGCACATTGGAGCTCCAGCACCGACCCGACAGGAACTCGATGCCTGGCCCACTGATACCCTGATCGCAGGCCTTGAAGTGCTGAGGGACACGGAGCAAACCCTTGAACCTCTCCCTGAACTGCTGTGGATTCATGGAGAGAAGGACCCACTGGTCAAACCTCCTGCGCACCTGTCCAGAACCGACATTCCAGAAGCAGGTCACCTTCCCATGCTGACCCACCCTGAAATGCTTGCTTCCCTGATCATGAGGTTCAGATGA
- the ligA gene encoding NAD-dependent DNA ligase LigA → MSNQERYLSLVNEIQEHNRRYYLEDNPSVSDAEYDLLMRELRSLEEQHPEWIVPESPTQNVGADIDDAQQDALLARSPFAPIQHLHRMTSLDNAFDDSDLQSFEDRINRVLGTSGQSYDYTCELKIDGLSINVYYHNGQLTWAATRGNGVIGEDVTANLLTIPGIPRKLEGVPEHLEVRGEVFMTKEEFLRLNAEAEELGGTVFKNPRNAAAGSLRQKDASVTASRKLQVNFYALGSTEGLAVHTQGELLKWLQDHGFQTNPYSKHARGWSEAAAYHREMIQERPNFPVDADGTVVKVDRFDLQNELGFTSRAPRWAIAYKFPVEEARTVLQDIQINVGRTGKLAPLAVLDPVDVEGSTVARATLHNEDFIKDLDLHLGDTVVIRKAGGVIPEIVRVVKELRPEGAVPFQFPKECPVCHHPVTRDPENADTYCVNPECPSQSYQRILHFIHKGAMDIAGMGEKTLEQLVNSGRVTSVADLYALNMDTLLQIERMGEKNATKLLQQIEESKTRPLSRLIFGLGIRYVGARNAELLEKHFPDLDALLNASEVTLCNIPGLGDRIAESVYHSLQDPNMRELIERLRGYGLNFKSTFEAAGEELAGLTFVITGSLSQPRDDVKKRLERLGARVTGSVTKKTDYVLAGEDAGSKLEKATQLGVKVIDEAALETLIAQRS, encoded by the coding sequence ATGAGCAACCAGGAACGCTATTTGTCCCTCGTGAACGAGATTCAGGAGCATAACCGCCGTTATTATCTGGAAGACAACCCCTCCGTCAGCGATGCCGAATATGACCTCCTGATGCGCGAACTCCGCAGCCTGGAGGAACAGCACCCGGAATGGATCGTGCCAGAGAGCCCCACCCAGAATGTCGGGGCAGACATTGATGATGCCCAGCAGGACGCTCTGCTGGCCCGTTCTCCTTTCGCCCCGATCCAGCACCTGCACCGCATGACCAGTCTGGACAACGCCTTCGATGATTCTGACTTGCAGTCTTTTGAGGACCGCATCAACAGGGTGCTCGGGACGTCCGGCCAGTCTTACGATTACACCTGTGAGCTCAAGATTGATGGTCTGAGCATCAACGTTTATTACCACAACGGACAGTTGACCTGGGCCGCCACCCGGGGCAATGGGGTGATTGGTGAGGACGTGACCGCAAATCTCCTGACCATTCCAGGCATTCCCAGAAAGCTCGAAGGGGTGCCAGAGCACCTCGAAGTGCGGGGAGAGGTCTTCATGACCAAGGAGGAGTTCCTGCGCCTCAATGCTGAAGCGGAAGAACTTGGGGGCACGGTCTTCAAGAACCCCAGAAATGCTGCAGCAGGTTCTTTGCGTCAGAAAGACGCCAGTGTGACCGCAAGCCGCAAGCTGCAAGTGAATTTTTATGCACTGGGCAGCACCGAAGGCCTTGCCGTCCACACCCAGGGCGAATTGCTGAAGTGGCTGCAGGACCACGGTTTCCAGACCAATCCCTACTCTAAGCATGCCAGAGGCTGGAGTGAAGCTGCTGCCTACCACCGCGAGATGATTCAGGAGCGTCCGAACTTCCCTGTGGATGCAGACGGAACTGTGGTCAAGGTGGACCGTTTCGACCTGCAGAACGAACTGGGTTTCACCTCCCGTGCTCCAAGATGGGCCATTGCCTACAAGTTCCCGGTGGAAGAAGCCCGCACGGTTTTGCAGGACATCCAGATCAATGTGGGCCGCACCGGAAAACTGGCCCCTCTGGCGGTGCTCGACCCCGTGGATGTGGAGGGTTCCACCGTTGCCCGTGCCACGCTGCACAACGAGGATTTCATCAAAGACCTGGATCTGCATCTGGGCGACACTGTGGTGATTCGCAAAGCTGGTGGAGTCATCCCGGAAATCGTGCGGGTCGTCAAGGAGCTCCGTCCAGAAGGTGCAGTGCCTTTCCAGTTCCCAAAAGAATGCCCGGTCTGTCACCATCCGGTCACCCGCGACCCTGAAAACGCCGACACCTACTGTGTGAATCCAGAGTGTCCGTCCCAGTCCTACCAGCGCATCTTGCACTTCATTCACAAAGGTGCGATGGACATTGCCGGAATGGGCGAGAAAACGCTGGAACAACTGGTCAACTCGGGCCGTGTGACCAGCGTTGCTGATCTGTACGCCCTCAACATGGACACCCTCTTGCAAATCGAACGGATGGGGGAGAAGAACGCCACCAAACTCCTGCAGCAAATTGAGGAAAGCAAAACCCGCCCTCTCAGCCGCCTGATTTTTGGTCTGGGCATTCGCTATGTGGGTGCCCGCAACGCAGAGTTGCTGGAAAAACACTTTCCGGATCTGGACGCCTTGCTGAACGCCAGCGAAGTCACCCTCTGCAACATTCCTGGCCTGGGAGACCGCATTGCTGAAAGTGTCTACCACTCTCTGCAGGACCCCAACATGCGAGAGCTCATTGAGCGCCTGAGAGGATATGGCCTCAACTTCAAGAGCACTTTTGAAGCGGCAGGGGAAGAGCTTGCAGGACTGACCTTTGTGATCACCGGGAGCCTCTCGCAGCCCCGAGATGACGTCAAGAAGCGTCTGGAGCGTCTGGGTGCCAGGGTCACTGGCAGTGTCACCAAAAAAACCGACTATGTGCTGGCAGGAGAAGATGCAGGTTCCAAACTGGAGAAAGCCACCCAGCTTGGGGTCAAAGTCATTGATGAAGCTGCACTGGAAACCCTGATTGCACAGCGCAGCTGA